From one Rhopalosiphum padi isolate XX-2018 chromosome 2, ASM2088224v1, whole genome shotgun sequence genomic stretch:
- the LOC132919672 gene encoding WD repeat domain phosphoinositide-interacting protein 4-like, with amino-acid sequence MNEKGIISLSFNQDRTCFACCTETGLRIYNVEPVSPREKFDFGGVSKCEMLNRTNLFAIIAGGKYPKYSQNTVLIYDALLQKFVMEITCASSVKSVRMRRNKIIVVTMDKISVFTFPSVVKHIINLETRPNPMGLCEITPLETSTKQIIAYPGNKIGSIHIMDVSNLEATSSSAPAILNAHQGEISCLAINPLGTLIASASSKGTLIRIWDTSHKVKVAELRRGSDTATLYCLNFSPNSEFLCCSSDKGTIHIFAVIESDLNRRSSLSPFSFFSSYCQSQWALATFTVPPEVGCICTFLTLDTVAAICLDGTYHKFGFSKDGTSRRRAFQIYLHNCEDEEI; translated from the exons ATGAATGAAAAAGGCATAATCAGTTTAAGTTTCAATCAAGATCGTA CTTGTTTCGCCTGTTGTACTGAAACTGGCTTAAGAATTTACAATGTTGAACCTGTATCACCAAGAGAAAAGTTCG ATTTTGGTGGTGTATCGAAATGTGAGATGCTCAATCGAACAAATCTTTTTGCCATAATTGCTGGTGGAAAATACCCAAAATATTCTCAGAACACTGTACTGATCTATGATGCTTTGTTGCAAAAATTTGTGATGGAAATTACTTGTGCCTCCAGTGTAAAATCTGTACGAATGAGGAGAAACAA aATAATAGTTGTAACTATGGACAAGATATCTGTTTTTACATTTCCTTCAGTTGTTAAGCACATAATCAATTTGGAAACTCGTCCAAACCCGATGGGATTGTGTGAAATCACTCCTTTAGAAACATCTACAAAGCAAATTATTGCATATCCTGGAAATAAAATCGGTAGCATTCATATTATg gatgTTTCAAATTTAGAAGCAACAAGTTCTAGCGCTCCGGCAATACTCAATGCTCATCAGGGAGAGATTTCATGTTTGGCTATTAATCCACTCGGTACACTTATAGCTAGTGCAAGTTCCAAAGGAACCTTAATCAGAATCTGGGATACTTCTCATAAAGTCAAAGTTGCTGAACTAAGACGTGGGTCAGATACAGCAACATTATActg CTTAAACTTCAGTCCTAATTCAGAATTTTTATGCTGCTCAAGTGACAAGGGCACAATTCATATATTTGCAGTGATAGAATCTGACTTAAATCGCCGATCTAGTCTATCACCATTTAGTTTTTTCAGTTCTTACTGTCAATCACAATGGGCTTTGGCTACTTTTACAGTACCTCCAGAAGTGGGCTGTATTTGTACTTTTTTGACTCTAGATACTGTTGCTG CTATTTGTCTTGACGGTACTTATCACAAGTTTGGATTTTCTAAAGACGGTACTAGCAGACGTAGAgcgtttcaaatatatttacacaattgTGAAGatgaagaaatttaa
- the LOC132919671 gene encoding histone acetyltransferase KAT8, producing MVVHHSATSVSMEVDPPRNANSPDDPKTANGSSENEKAEDSESSEDGPLDVGEHYLVRRYDDSWHPAEVLHTRFNDTEHLFEYYVHYEGYNRRLDQWVPRDRIMNSRFDISEKNWKQKDVNKNLDLLNQSDRKITRNQKRRHDEINHVPMSYAEMDPTTAALEKEHEAITKIKYINKVQLGKYEIDTWYFSPFPAEYQKESKIWICEYCLKYSKLEKSFKYHMSQCTWRQPPGVEVYHKGSLSIWEVNSSQHKMYCQNLCLLAKLFLDHKTLYFDVEPFLFYILCEVDKVGAHLVGYFSKEKDSPDCNNVACILTMPPFQRQGYGKLLIAFSYELSKLEGLVASPEKPLSDLGKLSYRSYWSWILLEILKNACGSLSIKDLSAMTSITQTDIISTLQSMNMVKYWKGQHVICVTPKNVEQLISSEQYKRPRFILEGSAIKWTPKKYNPRPGPSRHSRSQYLAG from the exons ATGGTCGTGCATCACAGTGCGACGTCCGTCAGCATGGAGGTGGATCCGCCGCGGAACGCCAACAGTCCCGACGATCCAAAAACTGCGAACGGTTCGTCAGAGAACGAGAAAGCTGAGGACTCAGAATCGTCGGAAGATGGGCCGTTAGACGTAGGTGAACACTATCTGGTTCGCCGGTACGACGACTCGTGGC atcCTGCTGAAGTCTTACATACGAGGTTCAATGATACAGAACATCTTTTTGAGTATTATGTACACTATGAAGGGTACAATCGAAGATTGGATCAATGGGTGCCTAGAGATCG GATAATGAATTCAAGATTTgatatttctgaaaaaaattggaaacaaaaggatgtgaataaaaatttagatCTTTTAAATCAATCAGATAGAAAGATCACTAGGAATCAAAAACGAAGACATGATGAGATAAATCATGTTCCaatg tcTTATGCAGAAATGGATCCAACTACAGCTGCATTGGAAAAAGAGCATGAggcaataactaaaataaaatacatcaataaaGTACAATTGGGAAAGTACGAAATTGACACTTGGTATTTTAGTCCATTTCCAGCAGAATACCAAAAAGAATCTAAAATTTGGATTTGTGAATACTGTTTAAAATACAGCAAATTAGAAAAATCATTCAAATATCATATG agcCAATGTACGTGGAGACAACCACCTGGAGTTGAAGTGTACCATAAAGGATCATTATCAATCTGGGAAGTGAATTCCAGTCAACACAAAATGTATTGTCAGAATCTTTGTTTATTGGCAAAGTTGTTTTTAGATCACAAGACACTCTATTTTGATGTTGAaccatttttgttttacatcCTTTGTGAAGTTGACAAAGTTGGTGCCCATTTAGTTGGATATTTTTCTAAA gaAAAAGATTCGCCAGATTGCAACAATGTAGCTTGTATATTAACAATGCCACCATTTCAAAGACAAGGCTATGGCAAACTATTAATAGCGTTCAGTTATGAATTGAGCAAGCTGGAAGGACTTGTAGCCAGTCCTGAAAAGCCATTGAGTGATCTTGGTAAATTGTCATACAGATCTTATTGGTCATGGATACTGTtggaaattttgaaaaatgcttGTGGATCTTTATCAATTAAAGACTTaag CGCGATGACTAGTATCACCCAAACGGATATCATTTCAACGTTACAGTCCATGAACATGGTAAAATACTGGAAAGGTCAACATGTGATTTGTGTGACACCAAAAAATGTCGAACAGTTGATTAGTTCAGAGCAATATAAACGACCCAGATTCATATTGGAAGGAAGTGCTATTAAATGGACACCAAAAAAGTACAATCCTCGCCCAGGACCATCTAGACATTCAAGATCCCAATACTTAGCTGGATAA